A DNA window from Cervus canadensis isolate Bull #8, Minnesota chromosome 30, ASM1932006v1, whole genome shotgun sequence contains the following coding sequences:
- the CCL19 gene encoding C-C motif chemokine 19 isoform X2 gives MAFQTASLLAVSLLILWVSPALGGANDAEDCCLSVTQRPIPVFLVRAYRYLLLKDGCRLPAVVFTTQRGHELCAPPDQPWVDRIIRRLKRNSARRSVPVATP, from the exons ATGGCATTCCAGACAGCCTCCCTGCTGGCCGTCAGCCTGCTGATCCTCTGGGTCTCCCCTG CTCTGGGAGGTGCCAACGACGCTGAAGACTGCTGCCTGTCTGTAACCCAGCGCCCCATCCCTGTATTCCTGGTGCGAGCCTACCGCTACCTGCTCCTCAAGGATGGCTGCAGGCTGCCTGCCGTCGT GTTCACCACACAGAGAGGCCATGAGCTCTGTGCACCCCCAGACCAGCCATGGGTGGACCGCATCATCCGGAGACTGAAGAGGAACTCTGCCAGG agAAGTGTTCCAGTAGCTACCCCATGA
- the CCL19 gene encoding C-C motif chemokine 19 isoform X1, which produces MAFQTASLLAVSLLILWVSPALGGANDAEDCCLSVTQRPIPVFLVRAYRYLLLKDGCRLPAVVFTTQRGHELCAPPDQPWVDRIIRRLKRNSARASLTLPSPASSLQSPAQDLSP; this is translated from the exons ATGGCATTCCAGACAGCCTCCCTGCTGGCCGTCAGCCTGCTGATCCTCTGGGTCTCCCCTG CTCTGGGAGGTGCCAACGACGCTGAAGACTGCTGCCTGTCTGTAACCCAGCGCCCCATCCCTGTATTCCTGGTGCGAGCCTACCGCTACCTGCTCCTCAAGGATGGCTGCAGGCTGCCTGCCGTCGT GTTCACCACACAGAGAGGCCATGAGCTCTGTGCACCCCCAGACCAGCCATGGGTGGACCGCATCATCCGGAGACTGAAGAGGAACTCTGCCAGGGCAAGCCtgaccctccccagccctgcctcctccctccaatCCCCTGCCCAAGACCTCAGTCCGTGA